The sequence below is a genomic window from Proteus vulgaris.
GCAAATACGATAAAAAACGCACCTTGAGGTGCTGCGGTGATCCACAATTTAGAGCCATTAATCACATAGTTATCACCTTGGCGAACAGCAGTTGTTTCTTGAGCCGCAGCATCACAACCCGCGCTAGGTTCTGACAAACAGAAGCACCCTAATTTTTCGCCCGAAACTACACCCGGTAAAATGCGGGCTTTAGTTTCTTCATCAGCATATTTTTGAATAATTGGGCCAGTTAAAGAGCATTGTGAACCCATGATCATCGCGTGAGAGGCACTGACTTTTGCCATCTCTTCTGTTGCTAATACATAGCTAATTGCATCCGCTTCTGTACCACCATAAGCCTCATCAATATTGAAACCAAAGAGTCCTAATTCAGCCATCGGGGCGACGCTTTCACTTGGAAAACGGTGCTCTTTATCAATTGCACCCGCAATTGGTTTAATATCGTTTTCAACAAACTCTCTGACCATATCGCGGATCAGGACTTGTTCTTCTGTTAGCTGAAAATCCATGTTTATTTTCCTCTGAGAATATTTATGGTTATCTCTATGGCGTGCGATTTCACGTTTGTCGCCTTATCGCACGCATTAATGGGTTAACGTTATTTCTACATCGTCGCTATAGATGCAGGTAAAAAGGTGTACAGCAGCAACATAAACATCATTGCTAACAGTGGGATAGCGAGGGTTAATGTACCCACAGGACCGTATCCCTCTTTATGGCTGACACCACAGACGCTAAAGACAGTAATAATCAATCCGTTAAATGGAGGTGTTGTACTCATAGATGCCATTGTGGCTACACGGTGTAAGGAGCCTTGATCAACCACCGTTGCAGGGAACATTGCAGCAATCATTGGCATAGCAATACTTAACGCACCAGAGCCTGAACCACTGATAAACACCAAGGCACCGACTGAAATTGCAGTCACAACAAGTGGATTAAGACCCGATTGAGCAATCGCTTGAAATGATTCTTTGAACGCAGGTAAGGTCATGACTAACGCACCAAACCCAACAATAACCGCCGTGTTAAAGAGGGAGGTCACCCCTTCCATCGTTCCCGCAGCTAAATTAGGGACGAGTTTTTTCCAATCGAGATAGCGTAAATACACAATTAAGGCGGCAATAATCGCGCAGAACAGTGCAATAGCAGGGTCCCATTTCAGGATATTCAGCACGACAAGCAGAATAAGCATAGGGAGTAATGCAACTAGCACATTAGGTAATTGACGATCTTTCTTACCTTCCTCTGCTTTTGCTGTTTTTTCATCTTCAACCCAGCCTTCGCCTTTTGCTTTTACACGCTTAAATAACCAAGTGAGGTAAATAATGACTAAGGTGACTTGGAACAGTGCCGTCAACATACCTGGGACTAAACCAGCTGTTGCTGACGTACCTAAGAACTTCATTGGGATAAGGTTTTGGATCTGAGGGGAGCCCGGCATTATCATCACAAACGTACCCGCACCTGCAAAATAGACAGCTGGAATAAGTCTGCGAGGAAGATTCGCTTTGCGGAATAAACTCACCATCATGGAATAAACGGTAAACAGTGCAACAAACACTGAAACACCGCCGTAAGCTAAAATGGCACAAGCCGCAACTAATGAAGGAATAACGGCCCTTTCGCCAAATTTGCCAATAATAAAAGAGGCAACACTATCAGCAGCGCCACTGATAGCGGTTAATTTGCCAAAAATCGCACCGAGTACGAAAATGAAGAAGAAGCTGCCAAAATAACCACCTAATCCGCCGGTATACACTTGTAATAGTGCATCGACAGGATTAAGCATATCTGGTGATACAAGCCATGCAGTCACAGCAAGAAACAGGCTGGTGGTAAAGACAGAAATGAAGATATGTATGCCTTTCATACACATAATCATTAATATCGCTAGCCCGATGATTAAACAAATAATACCCATGATTGCCCCACTTATATGTGTTAGGGTTCAATTGACCTGTGCTATCCACACAGGTCTTTTGTGACTATTGATTAACGTTGTTAAGCAGAGAGCACATCTGCAAAAGTTTGCAGTGCCGTTCTTGCCTGTTCATATGTTTTAGTTTGCTGATCGATTTCGATGATGATGGAAGGAATGCCTTCTCTATCGAGGAATTTCTTCACAATAGGGGCATCAAATTCTTCAGGATCACAGAACTTCGTCAGTAAATAGACGACACCATCAGCGCCTGTGTTTTTCACCATATCGGCAATTAAACGACCGCGTTTTTTCTCTGGATCATACAAAAGTGAACACCCTTCAAGCTGAGCAATTTGCTCTGCCATCGCCTCATAAGGTGCTTTATTTTCAGGGATATCTTGGCGGAATTGACGAGACTCATGTGCAACTTCATCTGCCACAATCGCCATCTTGTTATCAGCCAAAATTTGTAGAATTGAAGGGCTATCCGCAATAATGCCTGTTACAACAATCTTGTGCCCTTTCCAAGGTTCTGGAGACAAGGTTTTGCATTGTGCAACAATGGCTTCAACGGCTTTGGTATGTTCAACCACATCCATAAAATAACCACTTTTGATCACGGTATTACGGCGTTGTGGTGTGACTAAATTTGGATGAAGTGCCGCGATATCTGAAAACTCACGTAATGCGCGACGACGTTGATTAAACAGATGAATAGCATTTTTTAGTGCCTCATCTGTCACGGCTTGACCGGAAATTTCCCCTAATTGCAGTGCAATTTTTTTGTATTGTTCAGTTAAGAATGCAATACCTGCTGGTGTTTTACGGTTCTGTGGATGGACTAATTGAATAAAAGGAACTTGTGGTACACCGGCTTTCCAGTTTTGTCCTAAGCATTTTAAGGTGTCACACAAAGAAGGAATTAAGGCAGCAGACAATTTGTTTAATGCCCCATCCAATCCCATCTCAAGAGAAGAAAGCACTAACGCACAATAGAAAGGAGGAAAATATTTCTTCGCTTCTGAGATCTCACGTCCTTCTGCACCCCAAATACCAAAAGGCACCATACCTGCCGCATAGACAATTTCATTCGGGGTATATTCAGGAAAACAGCCAATAACCTTTTTGCCACTGCGAATAAAACCATCTAATTGAGCAACAGGGTTATCCACCACGGCTTGCAACTCATCAAACAACTCCGTTAATGTTTTCATTAGATGTCTCCCTTTTTCATTTCTGCTTTGTTAGCAGCCATAATTTCAGTCAATGCTTCAACACGGGTGACATACTGCGCTTCAGAGAAAACACGAGGATCAGCTTGGTCGCCATCAAAAGTCACTGTTGGGATCTTAAGTTCATGACGAATACGGCGCTCAATTTCAGGCATAATGCCACTCCAGAGCTTACAACTGCGGTTAACGTGAATAATCGCGCCGTCCACTTTATTCTGACGACTGACATCAATACGCATATCCGCCGCACGCTCAACAGAGACACAGTTAGGAACGTAAGAGTAAGCGCGCATCATCTCGTCGCTATTTTGATAAATCACACCAAACGCGGTGGCATAAACAGTAGCGGTAACGTTGATACCCTGCTCTTTTAACGGGGTCGATGTGGCACGTAAGTAAGGCCAGCAGGCAATACCTTCAAAGAGAACACGGTATTTTTCTTCACCGCGATAAGTCGATTTTTTCTCTTTGATGTTTTGTTCCATCTCTTCACACAGTTGCTCAAAAGCCAGTGCAGCTTCTAATTTACCGCGAGCACAAACCGCAACAGCCATGTGATTAAAGAGATCAAAACCATTCATTGGAGACGGTTCATATTGGCAATATTCTGCCGCTTTTAACCATGCGCGCCCTGTGCGTTGTGAGATCTCACAAACTTCCTTGAATTTCTCTTCGGAGAAGACTTTGCCAGTGACTCTTTCGAGTTGTTTAATCGCATCATCAAATTGAGCTTGAACGTATTTCACCGTGACATCATCAGTGTCATAGTCATTTTTATAAGGAATATCGATAAGGATCATCGGGATATTCAGCTCATAAGCGATATTTTCATACCATTTGATCATGCAGTTACAGATATTGTTACAGCACAGTAAGAAGTCTGGCTGTGGCATATCCATCTCTTCACACTGTTTAATATCCATGTAAGAGAGGCTGATGCGAGCATAAGCACAGATGTCGTTGGAATATCCCATGCTTTCTGCGTGTTCACACATTTTTAAACCTGCACCTTTCGCTGCAATTGCAGCAGCTTGGTTTTCAGGGTAAACCACACATAAACCTAATGTTTCAGCGATTTCTTGAGGGAAGTTAGAGGCACACCACCCTATTTTTTCACCGCTATTTTTCGCATCCCACGCACGCTGATAAGCATCAGCAGCGATTTTTTGCAGTCGTTTTTTCGCAGGAATATAATCCGGCGCATTCATATCTACATTGCTCATTTTGATGTTCCTATTGTTAACGCATCGTCTTCCAGTTGATGGCGGTACGCTTCAAAGGCATAAATGGCGGCACCTATCGCCCCGTTGTATTGTGATAATGGAGAGGTGGCGATAGAGGCGTTCAACTCTTCGCTAACATAACGAACAACTTCAAAATTGCTGGCAACACCGCCTGTCATAACAACAGGTGCTTCAACACCAACCCGTTTTGCAAGGCCAGCAATACGGCTAGCCACAGAGCAGTGAATACCATTAATCACGTCGGGTATTGTTTCGTTATTTGCGAGATGGGAGATAACTTCCGATTCAGAGAACACGGTACAGGTTGAGCTAATCGTGACTTTTTTAGTGGACTTAGCACCCTCTTGAGCGAGATCAGAAATTTTGGTTTCTAATACTCGCGACATCACATCGAGAAAGCGTCCTGTACCAGCAGCGCACTTGTCATTCATCACAAAGTTTAATAAACGTCCTGCACCATCCATATGAAGTGCTTTAACGTCTTGACCACCGATATCAATCACTGTTTTCACGCCCGGAAAAAGAAAGTGTGCGCCTTTCGCATGACAGCTAAGTTCGCTCACTTCTTTGTTGGCTTCTTTCAGCGAATTACGGCCATATCCTGTTGCGCAGATCCAGCTGATCTGACTGAGATCGCCACCAAATTGGCGCAAGACTTCATTGATCGCTTTTTCAGGGCCAGATGTCCCAGCACCGACAGATGCCAATGACTTCGCGACAATAGCGTCACCATTTTTCATGATGATGCATTTTGATGCAGACGATCCGATATCAACGCCCATTGTGAAAATGTCTTGTTGCATGCCTTTGCTCTCCTGAAAATTAAAAAAGTAAGTGGATTATTCTTTCCACGTCATCACGTCTTTATTGGCTTCAAGGTTTGCTATCTCTTCAGCGCTATACCCTAATTCAGCTAATACAGACGGTGTGTCTTCACCTAACAAAGGACCACGGCGGTATTCAGGTAAACCACTCTCTAAGAAATCAATTGGTGGACGAACTAAGGCTTTTTCACTGCCATTTTTGTATTTCATGTTGTAGAAGGTGTTGATTGCCCAAGCTTGTTTGTCTTCCAACACTTCTTCCCAAGTTTGTGCAATGCTGAATGGGATATCGTTTTTGGTGAAAATATCTGCCCACTCTGACGCTGTTTTTTGCTCAACTTGTTGCCAAATCAGGTCATATAATTCAGGAGAGCGATTATTTTTCGCTACTTCTTGTAGACGTGTATAACGCGCGTCTTCCGCTAAATCTGGACGACCAATACAAGAAATAAAGGTTGGATAATAAGCGTCGTAAACAGGCATGCAGACTTGAATAAAACGATCATCTTTCGTTTTATAAGCCAGAATAAATGGACTGGTGGTATTGCGACGGTCGATTGGATAAGGCTGACCATAATCTGGGTATTGCGCCGCTTGGATCATGATAGCTTGGGTATAAATAGAGGTATGTAACAAGTTGGTTGAAACATACTCGCCTTGACCGATATTTTTAGCGCGAATATAAGCGGCTAACACACCTGAAACCAAGCCTAATGCACACTGGTGATCGCCAAGACCTGGGATCACGTTCATAGGTACTGTGCCTTTTTGGTACAGTGATCCTAAAATACCGCCACGCGCAAAGAAGGCAGTGTAGTCAAATCCGGGCAGATCTTTATCTGGACCTTCATCACCATAACCGGTCACGCTGGCGTAAACTAATTTTGGAAAACGTTGTTTTAAGGTTTCATAATCTAAACCTGCGCGCTCTCTTGCACCGGGACGCCAGTTAGTTAAGAAAATGTCCGCTTTTTCTAACAGTTCAAACAGGATTTTTTTCCCTGCTTCTGTTTTCGTATTTAACACAATTCCACGTTTATTGGCGTTTTCTAAATCAAAACTGGTGTTTTCATGTTGATCTAATGGGCGACCTTCTGTTGGTGCGGTATAGCGTAAGTTATCGCCACTTGGAGATTCGATTTTGATTACGTTCGCACCCATATCAGCTAAAATACGACCTGCTGCAGGTACTGCGATAAAGGTCGCCAACTCAACTACGGTGACGCCTTCCAGTGCTTTATGACTTGTCATTTCTTCTCCTAATTATTTTTAGACTTCATACTGCTGTTGTCAGAATGTGGATAAATCCATTGTCACTTAACCCGCTACTTTGGTTTTTTCATCCTTGATTGAAACGCTATAACCCAGTTGCAATTTCAGAGCTTGCACATCAATTTTTCCGCAAGGGGTATGAGGAAATTCTGTAAAGAAATGGAGTTCTTTGGGGATTTTGTAGCGAGCCAGTCGCTCTTGTAGAAATTCACGTAATTCACTTTCGTCAATGCTGTGGCCTTTTTGCACACAAATAGTGGCAATCACTTCTTCGCCTAAGTCAGCAGATGGAACCCCAAATGCTTTTGTCGCATCAACACCGGGATATTCAGCAATCGCTTCTTCTATTTCACAAAGACTGATATTTTCACCACCGCGCACCACAATCTCTTTCATGCGATAGGCATAGTGATAATTTCCTTGTTCATCGATACAGCCGATATCTCCCGTATGTAACCAACCCTCTTCGTCTAACGCTTCTTTAGTTTTGTCTGGCGCATTGTCATAACCCATCATCACATGGAAGCCACGCGTACAAATTTCACCTAAAGTGCCCATTGGTACAGGCTTACCTGTTTTCGGATTGATAATTTTCATTTCGACAAAAGGCAAAGGCTTACCAATAGAGCTGCGTTTGATCTCTAAAGCATCGTTAGGGAGAGTTTGAGTGCAACAAGGTGAAGCTTCTGTTTGGCCATAAGAGACGGTGATCCCTTTCATGCCGAGGATATTTTCGATGTCATCGATTAACGCAGGAGGAAAACTCGCCCCTGCGATAATGCCTTTATCAAGGCTAGATAAATCGTAGTGAGAGAACTGCTCATGCTTCATTAAGCGACTAAAAATCGTTGGTACGCCATGCATAACTGTACAACGATAGTCTTGCACCACTTTTAAAACATCTTCAGCACAGTAGTTATCTAGAAGAACTAATTGGCATCCGGTTGTTAATGCAAAAAAGAGGCAGGAAGAAAGCCCAAAACAGTGGAACAGAGGCACTGCAAGACAAATCACATCGTCATGCGTAACACCTAAGCGCTGTGCTGACAGCATTGCATTATTAATGACATTATATTGGCTTAGCATGACACCTTTAGGCATTGCAGTACTGCCAGAGGTCATTTGAATTGTCAGTAAATCTTTTACACTGACTTGTGCAACCGCATGTTGATATTCTTTATCTGATATTTTTTGGCTAACTTCTTTTAATTGAGATAAAGAAACACTTTTTTCTGCATGTTCATTTCCCATGCTAATAAATAACTGAGGTAATACATCTTTATTTTCAGATGCTTTTTTAGAAAGGCAATTAATAACTTCAATAAAATGATTACTTTTAAAACCATCTGAAAAACACAGTGCTTTAATTCCAGTTAATCGACATAAATCTAATAACTCTCTTTTCTTAAAATGAAAATTAATACAAACAACAGGAACTCCAATTTGAGCAGCGGCAAGAAAACAGATTATCCACTCTTTACTATTAGCAGACCAAATACCTAAACGATCACCTTTTTTTAAACCAATGGCTAAAAAACCACGCGCAACACTTTCTACTTCTTGTTGTAATTGTTGCCAAGTCAGTGTTGTTTTACTTTGATTTTCAATCAAGGCTATTTGTAAAGCATGTTGCTTTACTACATTGTTTAGACATTCTTTAACTGTCGTTTCTAATAAGGTCATAAATACCTACTCAACCGCTTCTTTGCTGGTGTTTACGTCTGTAATGACCTTATTCTGGGTAGGGGAAATTATTCATTCTTGGTAAATAACGAACTGTTTTTCGTCATTTGAATAGTCTGAGAGAGATTTGTGATTGAGGTCTAGATTTGGTGAGTTAAATACAATTTGTAATTGAAGAGTAATTAATAACAATGAGATAAATTTGAAACTAAGGCGTTATAAAGGTGTTATTTTTAATAAAGAAAAAGGAGAGTCATTTTATTTAAATAAAATAATAAAACCACTCTCTTTTTAATATAAACACACTCACCTCACTTTAAGATATAAACAAATCTTATCAATAAATATTAATGTAATTATTTAAATAAAAACAATATAAAAATAAATACAATAACGATTAAATTTTATAACATCTAAATAAAAAATAATTTAAATTACTTAACTTATTTTATTAATCATCGATTAAAGAGGTTATTTTCCTCGTCGCATTGGCATGGTTGAGGTTTGATTGAGTGTTAGTCCTTTAGTTTCTGGTGCAAACAAGACAGAAACTATCATTCCGAATAAGGAGATCGCAGCACCCACCAGCATCGTGGTGTTAATACCATAAGTGGCGATAAAGGCAGGAAGAGCACACGTTGAAATAACCGTACCAATACGGCTTATTGACATGATAATGCCCACTGCTGATGCCCGAATATCTGTCGGAAACAATTCGTTAGGATAGAGCCATTGTAAAATTCCGGGGCCACCAGAAAAGAATGCGTAAGTCGCAAACGCTAAGATGACAAATAAAATAGGTAAATCAGGGAAGACACCTAGCACTAATAATGCCAATGTCATCATGCCAAAACTACCAATCAATAGTGGACGTCGCCCTGTTTGATTTAACCAGAACATGGCGGGAATACACCCAAACATAAAGAACAAGCTAATAACCACATTCCCCAATGCCGCACTTCTTCCCGCATCCCATCCTAATAAACCGACAATTTGTGGTCCAAAGGTATAAATGGCAAACATCGGGATAACTTGGCAAGTCCAAATAACCGCAACAAAGAGAACAAAAGAGAAGTGACGTTTATTAAATAGCTCAATAAAACGTGTTGTTTTAGCATCTTCCGCTTCAAATACTACGGGTTCACCAAAGAGTTTTACCATCATCTCATTACACTCTTTAATACGCCCTTTGCGTATTAGCCAAAGCGGTGATTCAGGTAAATCAAAACGACCAATTAAAATAATGACACAAGGGATAAAGGCACTGCCCAACATCCAACGCCAGCCATCTGCAACATCATATAAAAGATAACCGACTAAGTTGGCGCAAGTCGCCCCGATATACCACATTGCAGCAATAAAACCGACGGCAAAAGCGCGTTGTTTTTTATTGGAAAACTCAGTGATCATCGAGGTTGCAATTGGATAATCGGCACCAATTACAATCCCAATAAGGAATCGCATCACCAACAAGCCCACTGGCGTGGAAACAAACATCGTCGCAATAGAAATAATGGCAATAGCCACAATATCCACAAGGAACATTTTGCGACGACCGACTTTGTCACAAATATAACCAAAGAGTGACGTACCAATAAACAGCCCTGCTAATGTTGCCGCACCAAGCAGACCAATCCATTGTGTATCAAGCTGTAATAACGGTGTGAGTTGCTCTAACGCCACGCCGATAATCACTAATACATAGCCATCAAGAAAAGGGCCACCACTCCCCCATAACATCACTCTACGATGCACAGAGGTAAAGCGAATATCATCAAAGTTTCTGGGTTGCATGACTGCGTCCTGGTATTTTTTCTAAATAAAGCAAAAAAGAAAAGCTCCCAGGCCGGAGCAGCACTGGGAGAAAAGTAGCGATACATCATCCGTAACGATATTCCACGCCAAACGTTCCGCGTGGGTATTCCCATTTTTCAAGCGCACTATCTAAACCAAGAATTCGACAAGTTCCACACTCTAAGCACCCTGCATAGTCAAAGCTGATGGTGCCATCTTCTTGTTTTTTATAAAGACCTGCTGGACATGCTTTGACTAAAGTTTCCAATACCTGCATATCAGGCTGCTCTTTAACGACGATATGTGGATTTTCCTCATCGACATTAAATTTATTGATGCCTAATTTGACATCGACATTTACGGGAGAACTCATATTGCTTTTACTCCTTTGATCCCATCTTTGATCAGATTCATCCAGCCCACTTTTTTGGTATGGCGCATCATGGTTTTACGCATTGGTACTGGCGCTTCGCCAGTTACGGTGAAGAGATCTTTTGCGATACCAACTACCATTTCAGGGTAGGCGGTGAACATACGAGGGTTATCAAGTAAATCAGGCATACGCTGATAGGCTTTCATATCGCGTAACGGGCCATCTTCTAAATGTTTGAGATACTCATTTAGCGTTTGCTTGCTAAAATCATTTTTCTCCATGGCAGAGAGCACAGCTTTTGCTGCGGCTTCACCTGATGCCATCGCTAAATCCATGCCACGGATAGTAAAACCAAGGTTCATACACATCCCTGCTGCATCACCAGCAATCAATACGCCATCACGTACTAATTCGTTTTGCATTCTCAACCCAGCTTCAGGAACAACGTGTGCACCATATTCCACCATTTTTCCACCTTCAATGAGCGGAGCAACAACGGGATGCTGTTTAAAATCTTCCAGCATTTGTGGTACTGATTTTTTCGCGTCTTTAATATGGTGAAGTCCACAGACAAGACCTAAAGAAAGTGTGGTTTTATTGGTATATAAGAAACCGCCACCCATTAGTCCATCGGTAGGTGAACCTGCGAATAACCAAGCCGCACCTTCGTTATCTTTTAGGTTAAAACGATCTTTAATGACATTTTCAGGCAGTTCGATGATCTCTTTTACACCCACCGCCACATTTTCAGCGGCAACACGTTTTGTCATCCCTAACTGTTCAGCCAAGATGGAATTCACACCATCGGCGAGGATCACCGCTTTGGCTTCTAACACATCACCGTCTGCCTCAACGCCGACAATCTTGCCATCACGCTCAACGAGCTTATCAACACGAATACCCGTAATACATTGCGCCCCCGCGTTTTCGGCTTGTTCCATTAGCCATTGGTCAAACTCGCCACGTAATACAGACCAAGAGGCAGTTTTTGGGTTCTTTCCTTCTGTATTTTGGTAATCAATTGTCATTGCGCCGGTTTCGGTCATAAATGACAATTTTTCATGAGTAATAACTCGTTCAACAGGCGCTTCTTGCGCAAACTCAGGAATGATGCGCTCAAGGGTATGTGCATACATACGACCACCGGTTACATTTTTCCCGCCAGCGTAGTTACCTCTTTCTATTAGCAATACTTGTGCGCCTTCCCTTGCCAAAACAAGTGCAGCCACAGATCCTGCTAATCCTGCGCCAACAATAATGGCATCGAAAATATCTTCGGAATCGGACATAACATCTCCAGAATTTGCGATAAACAGCAGAGAAGTTTCCTTCCCTGCTTAAATAAATCAGTTAGATAATTGACGAGTTAATGCAGGTAAAATCTTCATTAAATCACCGACAATGCCGTAGTCAGCGAATTGGAAGATAGGTGCATTTTTGTCTTTATTAATAGCAACTATGGTTTGTGCGCCATTAGCGCCGACCATATGTTGAATTTGTCCTGAAATACCGGCAGCTAAATAGAGTTCAGGTTTTAGCATCAGGTTAGAAATACCGACATAACGCTCGTGTTCCATCCACTTCTCATTTTCAGCAACAGGGCGAGAACAAGCGATTTCAGCACCAATGGCTTTCGCTAACTCTTCTGCAATGGCGATATTCTCTTTGCTACCAATACCGCGACCGACGCTGACAACAAAGCGCGC
It includes:
- a CDS encoding MFS transporter, yielding MQPRNFDDIRFTSVHRRVMLWGSGGPFLDGYVLVIIGVALEQLTPLLQLDTQWIGLLGAATLAGLFIGTSLFGYICDKVGRRKMFLVDIVAIAIISIATMFVSTPVGLLVMRFLIGIVIGADYPIATSMITEFSNKKQRAFAVGFIAAMWYIGATCANLVGYLLYDVADGWRWMLGSAFIPCVIILIGRFDLPESPLWLIRKGRIKECNEMMVKLFGEPVVFEAEDAKTTRFIELFNKRHFSFVLFVAVIWTCQVIPMFAIYTFGPQIVGLLGWDAGRSAALGNVVISLFFMFGCIPAMFWLNQTGRRPLLIGSFGMMTLALLVLGVFPDLPILFVILAFATYAFFSGGPGILQWLYPNELFPTDIRASAVGIIMSISRIGTVISTCALPAFIATYGINTTMLVGAAISLFGMIVSVLFAPETKGLTLNQTSTMPMRRGK
- a CDS encoding 2-hydroxyacyl-CoA dehydratase subunit D, encoding MSNVDMNAPDYIPAKKRLQKIAADAYQRAWDAKNSGEKIGWCASNFPQEIAETLGLCVVYPENQAAAIAAKGAGLKMCEHAESMGYSNDICAYARISLSYMDIKQCEEMDMPQPDFLLCCNNICNCMIKWYENIAYELNIPMILIDIPYKNDYDTDDVTVKYVQAQFDDAIKQLERVTGKVFSEEKFKEVCEISQRTGRAWLKAAEYCQYEPSPMNGFDLFNHMAVAVCARGKLEAALAFEQLCEEMEQNIKEKKSTYRGEEKYRVLFEGIACWPYLRATSTPLKEQGINVTATVYATAFGVIYQNSDEMMRAYSYVPNCVSVERAADMRIDVSRQNKVDGAIIHVNRSCKLWSGIMPEIERRIRHELKIPTVTFDGDQADPRVFSEAQYVTRVEALTEIMAANKAEMKKGDI
- a CDS encoding 2-hydroxyacyl-CoA dehydratase subunit D; translated protein: MKTLTELFDELQAVVDNPVAQLDGFIRSGKKVIGCFPEYTPNEIVYAAGMVPFGIWGAEGREISEAKKYFPPFYCALVLSSLEMGLDGALNKLSAALIPSLCDTLKCLGQNWKAGVPQVPFIQLVHPQNRKTPAGIAFLTEQYKKIALQLGEISGQAVTDEALKNAIHLFNQRRRALREFSDIAALHPNLVTPQRRNTVIKSGYFMDVVEHTKAVEAIVAQCKTLSPEPWKGHKIVVTGIIADSPSILQILADNKMAIVADEVAHESRQFRQDIPENKAPYEAMAEQIAQLEGCSLLYDPEKKRGRLIADMVKNTGADGVVYLLTKFCDPEEFDAPIVKKFLDREGIPSIIIEIDQQTKTYEQARTALQTFADVLSA
- a CDS encoding CaiB/BaiF CoA transferase family protein; translated protein: MTSHKALEGVTVVELATFIAVPAAGRILADMGANVIKIESPSGDNLRYTAPTEGRPLDQHENTSFDLENANKRGIVLNTKTEAGKKILFELLEKADIFLTNWRPGARERAGLDYETLKQRFPKLVYASVTGYGDEGPDKDLPGFDYTAFFARGGILGSLYQKGTVPMNVIPGLGDHQCALGLVSGVLAAYIRAKNIGQGEYVSTNLLHTSIYTQAIMIQAAQYPDYGQPYPIDRRNTTSPFILAYKTKDDRFIQVCMPVYDAYYPTFISCIGRPDLAEDARYTRLQEVAKNNRSPELYDLIWQQVEQKTASEWADIFTKNDIPFSIAQTWEEVLEDKQAWAINTFYNMKYKNGSEKALVRPPIDFLESGLPEYRRGPLLGEDTPSVLAELGYSAEEIANLEANKDVMTWKE
- the fixC gene encoding FAD-dependent oxidoreductase FixC, which codes for MSDSEDIFDAIIVGAGLAGSVAALVLAREGAQVLLIERGNYAGGKNVTGGRMYAHTLERIIPEFAQEAPVERVITHEKLSFMTETGAMTIDYQNTEGKNPKTASWSVLRGEFDQWLMEQAENAGAQCITGIRVDKLVERDGKIVGVEADGDVLEAKAVILADGVNSILAEQLGMTKRVAAENVAVGVKEIIELPENVIKDRFNLKDNEGAAWLFAGSPTDGLMGGGFLYTNKTTLSLGLVCGLHHIKDAKKSVPQMLEDFKQHPVVAPLIEGGKMVEYGAHVVPEAGLRMQNELVRDGVLIAGDAAGMCMNLGFTIRGMDLAMASGEAAAKAVLSAMEKNDFSKQTLNEYLKHLEDGPLRDMKAYQRMPDLLDNPRMFTAYPEMVVGIAKDLFTVTGEAPVPMRKTMMRHTKKVGWMNLIKDGIKGVKAI
- a CDS encoding AMP-binding protein; amino-acid sequence: MTLLETTVKECLNNVVKQHALQIALIENQSKTTLTWQQLQQEVESVARGFLAIGLKKGDRLGIWSANSKEWIICFLAAAQIGVPVVCINFHFKKRELLDLCRLTGIKALCFSDGFKSNHFIEVINCLSKKASENKDVLPQLFISMGNEHAEKSVSLSQLKEVSQKISDKEYQHAVAQVSVKDLLTIQMTSGSTAMPKGVMLSQYNVINNAMLSAQRLGVTHDDVICLAVPLFHCFGLSSCLFFALTTGCQLVLLDNYCAEDVLKVVQDYRCTVMHGVPTIFSRLMKHEQFSHYDLSSLDKGIIAGASFPPALIDDIENILGMKGITVSYGQTEASPCCTQTLPNDALEIKRSSIGKPLPFVEMKIINPKTGKPVPMGTLGEICTRGFHVMMGYDNAPDKTKEALDEEGWLHTGDIGCIDEQGNYHYAYRMKEIVVRGGENISLCEIEEAIAEYPGVDATKAFGVPSADLGEEVIATICVQKGHSIDESELREFLQERLARYKIPKELHFFTEFPHTPCGKIDVQALKLQLGYSVSIKDEKTKVAG
- the fixX gene encoding ferredoxin-like protein FixX codes for the protein MSSPVNVDVKLGINKFNVDEENPHIVVKEQPDMQVLETLVKACPAGLYKKQEDGTISFDYAGCLECGTCRILGLDSALEKWEYPRGTFGVEYRYG
- a CDS encoding GntP family permease, with product MGIICLIIGLAILMIMCMKGIHIFISVFTTSLFLAVTAWLVSPDMLNPVDALLQVYTGGLGGYFGSFFFIFVLGAIFGKLTAISGAADSVASFIIGKFGERAVIPSLVAACAILAYGGVSVFVALFTVYSMMVSLFRKANLPRRLIPAVYFAGAGTFVMIMPGSPQIQNLIPMKFLGTSATAGLVPGMLTALFQVTLVIIYLTWLFKRVKAKGEGWVEDEKTAKAEEGKKDRQLPNVLVALLPMLILLVVLNILKWDPAIALFCAIIAALIVYLRYLDWKKLVPNLAAGTMEGVTSLFNTAVIVGFGALVMTLPAFKESFQAIAQSGLNPLVVTAISVGALVFISGSGSGALSIAMPMIAAMFPATVVDQGSLHRVATMASMSTTPPFNGLIITVFSVCGVSHKEGYGPVGTLTLAIPLLAMMFMLLLYTFLPASIATM
- a CDS encoding acyl-CoA dehydratase activase; the encoded protein is MQQDIFTMGVDIGSSASKCIIMKNGDAIVAKSLASVGAGTSGPEKAINEVLRQFGGDLSQISWICATGYGRNSLKEANKEVSELSCHAKGAHFLFPGVKTVIDIGGQDVKALHMDGAGRLLNFVMNDKCAAGTGRFLDVMSRVLETKISDLAQEGAKSTKKVTISSTCTVFSESEVISHLANNETIPDVINGIHCSVASRIAGLAKRVGVEAPVVMTGGVASNFEVVRYVSEELNASIATSPLSQYNGAIGAAIYAFEAYRHQLEDDALTIGTSK